CAACACGAAAGGGAACTTTACACTGAGTGCTTTGGGTGACGGCGATTTGGATATGCCGGCTCTCAATCAGCAAGAGGGGACTTTTACCAATATCGATAGACGGGTAGTACCGACAAACGTGGCATTGCCATATGAGGGTTATGTACTGAATGACATTGCAAGAGCTCTTGAGGTGAGCGATAAAGAGTATACCATCGAATTTACAAAAGAGCTGCCACAAGAGAAAGGGTATCAACCAATAGAGTTTGACGATCTGCCAAACGAGTTTTTGAATGATGGAAGCGAGCGGCGAGGATACGTGATCGAGCCACAGAGAGTGAATCTGTCAAGGAAGAACGTAGAGCCGATAGCTGAACTGCCTGAATTCAATGGTACAGTGATCTATCGCTGCGAGCCTGTATTGCAGTTTAGCCCTTTCACCAACAAAGCACATCAGCTCAACTGGTCCTGTGATCTTATTGGATCAGAGCAGTTTTCCATAGCTGCCAAACTTAGTGATGGCGATAAAGTTGTTGTTCAAACAAAATTTGGTGCAATAGCAAAAACGTTTCGTATCGATCCTAAACTAAAGGGCACTGTTGCCTTATTAGGAGTAAGTGATATGGGGATAGAGTTTTTTGATATGCAGTCATCCTACAGATATGAACGAGTAAAAATCACAAAGAGAGCGGATCATGAGTGAAAAGATTAAGATTACGATAGATGGAAAAGAGTGTGAAACCGTAGCAGGTGAGTATGTTCTCAATGTTGCCAGGGCCAATGGTATCTTTATCCCTGCCATCTGTTACCTAACAAGTTGCTCTCCAACATTGGCATGTAGGCTATGCCTCGTAGAAGCTGACGGTAAACAGGTTTATGCATGTAACGCCAAAGCCAAAGATGGCATGAATATCGTTACCGTTACGGAAAATATTCTCAAAGAGCGCCGCGCCATAATGGAAGTGTATGATGTGAACCACCCGCTGGAGTGTGGCGTATGTGATCAAAGTGGCGAATGCGAGTTGCAAAACTACACATTAGAGATGAAAGTGGATGAGCAGCACTACGCCATTCGAGACACCTATAGACCTGTCAAAAAATGGAATTTTATCCATTATGACTCTTCACTTTGTATCGTTTGTGAACGTTGTGTAACTGTATGTAAAGATATGATAGGCGACGCGGCACTCAAAACCGTTCCAAGAGGCGGGGACAAACTTGGCAAAGAGTGGAAAGACGAGATGCCAAAAGATGCCTATGCCATGTGGAACAAGCTTCAAAAATCGATTATCGGAGCGGTAACAGGCGAAGAGCTCGATTGTACTTGGTGTGGTGAGTGTATCAGTGTTTGTCCGGTTGGAGCACTTGTTAGTGAAGATTATCACTATACAACCAACTCTTGGGAACTTACGAAAATTCCAGCGGCCTGTGCACATTGTAGTGCTACGTGCCACATGTACTATGAAACAAAACATACCTCCATCGAAAACCCAGAACCAAAAATCTATCGTGTCACAAATGAGTTCCATTATCAGCCACTCTGTGGTGCAGGACGGTTCGGATTCGATTTTGAGAACAAAGCCACAAAAGACGAAAAAGCATTTGAAAAGGCTTTAAAAGCTTTCAAGAAAGCGGATACCATTCGATTTACTTCCTATATCACCAATGAAGAGGCGTTGATCCTCCAAAAACTGAAAGAGAAATTTGGTTACAAGCTTATCAATGAAGATGCTAAGCAGTATAAACAGTTTTTAGACAACTTCAGCCAATATAGTGGAAAATCTCTACCAACAGCGGATGTGAAAACAGTGCATCACAGTCAATTTGTAGTTTCTATAGGGACAGCGCTGAAAAGTGACAATCCAAGAGTGCGATTTGCATTTAACAATGCTGTGAAAATGAACAAAGGCGGAGGGATCTATTTCCACCCAATAAAAGATCCTGTCATTGAATCTCTTGGCAAAACTGTTGTTCCTGTTTATCATAAACCTTTGAAAGAGGAAGCTGCGCTCTATCTCATTTTGCAAGAGTTTGCAGATAAAGAGAAATTACCAAAATATGTGAAAGAGTATCTTGACTCATTGATCGTTACGAAAACCAAAGAGGTAGAAGAGACCATCAAAGAAAAAGTAGTGGAAATTGTAGAAGAAACAGTTGTTGACGAAAAAACGGGCGAAGAGAAAAAAGTCGAGAAGAAAGTGGAGAAAGAGGTCCCCAAAAAGGTTAAAAAAGAGGTTGAGTATCAGGTAAGCAAACTTTATGAGATGCTAGATGCGTCTGAAGACCTGATGGACAAACTAGGTAAAGTACTATCGAAAGCTGAAAAATTCACACTGATTCTCGGGGAGGATTTGTACGGGCATCCGAGAGCGGAGAATATAGCGCGATTGGCTGGGTTGATCGATCGATTCACAGAGTTTGATGTGATGATCATACCACCTAAGACGAACAGTCTCGGCGTTGCGCTCATATGCGATTTGGATGATGAGGGCGGTGCATACAGTATAGGGTACAACACGAAAGGGAACTTTACACTGAGTGCTTTGGGTGACGGCGATTTGGATATGCCGGCTCTCAATCAGCAAGAGGGGACTTTTACCAATATCGATAGACGGGTAGTACCGACAAACGTGGCATTGCCATATGAGGGTTATGTACTGAATGACATTGCAAGAGCTCTTGAGGTGAGCGATAAAGAGTATACCATCGAATTTACAAAAGAGCTGCCACAAGAGAAAGGGTATCAACCAATAGAGTTTGACGATCTGCCAAACGAGTTTTTGAATGATGGAAGCGAGCGGCGAGGATACGTGATCGAGCCACAGAGAGTGAATCTGTCAAGGAAGAACGTAGAGCCGATAGCTGAACTGCCTGAATTCAATGGTACAGTGATCTATCGCTGCGAGCCTGTATTGCAGTTTAGCCCTTTCACCAACAAAGCACATCAGTTGACAGAGAGTGCAAAACTGTATGCAAGTGAAACATTTTTGAATGAATTGGGCCTTCAAGAGGGCGATAAAGTAAACATTCAAAAAGATGATACTAATATTACAGTAGAAGTTGCCCTTGACGACAAAATTGGATCGGGAGCCTATATAGGCACATTTGATAAGAACATTGATATATCACCGCTATTTGCGGGATATCGATTTAGCGAAGTACAAATTCAAAAGGTGTGACATGGATGCAGCGTTTGTAATAGCAACCATCATTAAGATACTGATCGTACTGGGACTCTTTTCAGCACTAGCTGGATTTGGTACCTATGTGGAAAGAAAAGTGCTTGCATTTATGCAGCGTCGTCTTGGTCCGATGCACGTTGGACCATACGGTTTACTGCAGGTTCTTGCCGATGGTATCAAGCTCTTTACAAAAGAGGATTTTATACCGCAAGGAGCGGTTCGACCTGTTTTTATGATAGCTCCTGTCATTACGGCTGCTACTGCTTTTATCGCTATGGCGGCGATTCCGATGTTTCCAGAATTTACAATCGGCGGATATACTGTTAAACCGATCATTTCTGACATCAATGTTGGGTTACTCTTTGTTTTAGGTGTTATGGCTGCAGGGCTGTATGGACCACTTCTAGCCGGTATGTCTTCCGGAAACAAATGGGCGTTACTCGGTGCTGCCCGGACTGCAATCCAGTTTTTAAGCTATGAAGTTGTAACCGGACTTTCTGTATTGGCACCAGTGATGATAGTAGGATCCATCTCGTTGGTAGATTTTAACAATTACCAGGCAGGAGGCATGGGAAATTGGCTTATTTGGAAACAGCCTCTTGCATTTGTGCTTTTCTTGATTGCGGGATATGCGGAGACAAACAGAACGCCGTTTGATTTACTCGAACATGAAGCGGAAGTGATCTCAGGGTATGCTACAGAGTACAGCGGTATGCGATGGGGGATGTTTTTTATTGGTGAATATGCAAACATGTTCACGATAGGATTTTTGGTTAGTCTCATTTTTCTTGGCGGATTTAACGATTGGGGATTTATTCCAGGCGCAATCGCAATTTTGATCAAAGTCTTTTTCTTTTTCTTTCTTTTCTTGTGGACAAGAGCATCTTGGCCACATGTGCGACCGGATCAATTGATGTGGCTCTGCTGGAAAGTTTTGATGCCGCTAGCAGTGATCAATGTTGTGATTACCGGCATTGTGATGAGTATCTAAGGGGGAATTATGAGCGGGTTAGAACAGTTTACAAATAGATATGGATCACAAAACTACTATAAAGTGAAAATAGAGCCATATCCAAAGACACCATGGGAAAAATTCAAAAGAGTTCTGAAAAGAAGTGTGAAACTTGAACTTTTCGTTGGTTTGAGAATTACACTGTTGGAAATGATTCGATTTAATATCCATACAATTCAGTATCCAAAAGAGAAACTTCCCATAGGACCGAGATATCGTGCAGTTCATAAACTGCTCCGGCTTCTTGAGAGTGGAAATGAGCGCTGTATCGGCTGTGGTCTATGTGAAAAGATCTGTATATCCAACTGTATTCGGATCGATACCAAAGTTGATGAAAATGGAAGAAAAATCCCAACAGAATATACGATCAATTTTGGCCGATGTATTTTTTGCGGATATTGCGCGGAAGTATGTCCAGAGCTTGCTATCGTTCACGGTCAAGATTATGAGAATGCAAGTGAGCAAAGAGCACATTTTGCATTGAAAGAGGATATGCTCACACCA
The Nitratiruptor sp. SB155-2 genome window above contains:
- a CDS encoding NADH-quinone oxidoreductase subunit G, translating into MSEKIKITIDGKECETVAGEYVLNVARANGIFIPAICYLTSCSPTLACRLCLVEADGKQVYACNAKAKDGMNIVTVTENILKERRAIMEVYDVNHPLECGVCDQSGECELQNYTLEMKVDEQHYAIRDTYRPVKKWNFIHYDSSLCIVCERCVTVCKDMIGDAALKTVPRGGDKLGKEWKDEMPKDAYAMWNKLQKSIIGAVTGEELDCTWCGECISVCPVGALVSEDYHYTTNSWELTKIPAACAHCSATCHMYYETKHTSIENPEPKIYRVTNEFHYQPLCGAGRFGFDFENKATKDEKAFEKALKAFKKADTIRFTSYITNEEALILQKLKEKFGYKLINEDAKQYKQFLDNFSQYSGKSLPTADVKTVHHSQFVVSIGTALKSDNPRVRFAFNNAVKMNKGGGIYFHPIKDPVIESLGKTVVPVYHKPLKEEAALYLILQEFADKEKLPKYVKEYLDSLIVTKTKEVEETIKEKVVEIVEETVVDEKTGEEKKVEKKVEKEVPKKVKKEVEYQVSKLYEMLDASEDLMDKLGKVLSKAEKFTLILGEDLYGHPRAENIARLAGLIDRFTEFDVMIIPPKTNSLGVALICDLDDEGGAYSIGYNTKGNFTLSALGDGDLDMPALNQQEGTFTNIDRRVVPTNVALPYEGYVLNDIARALEVSDKEYTIEFTKELPQEKGYQPIEFDDLPNEFLNDGSERRGYVIEPQRVNLSRKNVEPIAELPEFNGTVIYRCEPVLQFSPFTNKAHQLTESAKLYASETFLNELGLQEGDKVNIQKDDTNITVEVALDDKIGSGAYIGTFDKNIDISPLFAGYRFSEVQIQKV
- the nuoH gene encoding NADH-quinone oxidoreductase subunit NuoH, whose amino-acid sequence is MDAAFVIATIIKILIVLGLFSALAGFGTYVERKVLAFMQRRLGPMHVGPYGLLQVLADGIKLFTKEDFIPQGAVRPVFMIAPVITAATAFIAMAAIPMFPEFTIGGYTVKPIISDINVGLLFVLGVMAAGLYGPLLAGMSSGNKWALLGAARTAIQFLSYEVVTGLSVLAPVMIVGSISLVDFNNYQAGGMGNWLIWKQPLAFVLFLIAGYAETNRTPFDLLEHEAEVISGYATEYSGMRWGMFFIGEYANMFTIGFLVSLIFLGGFNDWGFIPGAIAILIKVFFFFFLFLWTRASWPHVRPDQLMWLCWKVLMPLAVINVVITGIVMSI
- the nuoI gene encoding NADH-quinone oxidoreductase subunit NuoI; the protein is MSGLEQFTNRYGSQNYYKVKIEPYPKTPWEKFKRVLKRSVKLELFVGLRITLLEMIRFNIHTIQYPKEKLPIGPRYRAVHKLLRLLESGNERCIGCGLCEKICISNCIRIDTKVDENGRKIPTEYTINFGRCIFCGYCAEVCPELAIVHGQDYENASEQRAHFALKEDMLTPLDKLKEQKEFPGFGAPTPAADKLIKKTPLAY